The following are encoded together in the Bos javanicus breed banteng chromosome 4, ARS-OSU_banteng_1.0, whole genome shotgun sequence genome:
- the PON1 gene encoding serum paraoxonase/arylesterase 1, which yields MAKLLVLTLLGLGLAFFRDYRSSYLARMNASREVKSVELPNCKLIKGIETGAEDLEILPNGLAFISAGLRYPGVKSFEPDKPGKILLMDLNEEDPTVLELKMTGSNFDASSFNPHGISTFTDEDNTVYLLVVSHPDVKSTVELFKFQEEEKSLLHLKTIKHELLPNLNDLVAVGREHFYATNDHYFVDQYMRSWELYLGLAWSNVVYYSPDDVRVVASGFDFANGISMSPDRKYVYIAELLAHKIHVYEKHANWTLTPLKSLDCDTLVDNISVDPVTGDLWVGCHPNGMKIFSYDPENPPGSEVLQIQNILAEEPKVTVVYAEDGKVLHGSTVASVYKGKMLVGTVFQKALYCEF from the exons aGCAAGAATGAACGCTTCCCGAGAAGTAAAATCGGTAGAACTTCCTAACTGTAAATTAATAAAAGGAATAG AAACTGGTGCTGAAGACCTGGAGATACTTCCTAATGGACTCGCTTTCATTAGTGCC GGATTACGATATCCTGGAGTAAAAAGCTTTGAACCTGATAAGCCTGGAAAAATACTGCTGATGGACCTGAACGAAGAGGATCCTACAGTGTTGGAATTGAAGATGACGGGAAGTAACTTTGATGCGTCTTCATTTAACCCTCACGGCATTAGCACATTCACAGATGAAG ATAATACTGTGTACCTGCTGGTGGTGAGCCATCCAGACGTTAAGTCCACGGTTGAGTTGTTTAAAtttcaagaagaagaaaagtcaCTTTTGCATCTGAAAACCATCAAACATGAACTTCTGCCTAA TTTGAATGACCTTGTCGCTGTGGGCCGTGAACACTTCTATGCCACCAATGACCACTATTTTGTTGACCAGTACATGAGATCCTGGGAATTATATTTGGGTCTAGCATGGTCAAATGTTGTTTACTACAGTCCAGATGACGTTCGAGTGGTGGCCAGTGGATTTGATTTTGCTAATGGAATCAGCATGTCACCTGACCGCAA GTATGTCTATATAGCTGAACTTCTGGCTCATAAGATTCATGTGTATGAAAAGCATGCTAATTGGACTTTAACTCCATTGAAG TCTCTGGACTGTGACACACTCGTGGATAACATATCTGTGGATCCTGTGACAGGGGACCTGTGGGTTGGCTGCCACCCCAATGGCATGAAAATCTTCTCCTATGACCCAGAGAATCCTCCTGGATCAGAG GTGCTCCAAATCCAGAATATTTTAGCAGAAGAACCCAAAGTTACAGTGGTTTATGCAGAAGATGGTAAAGTGTTGCATGGAAGTACGGTTGCTTCTGTGTACAAGGGGAAAATGCTGGTTGGAACTGTGTTCCAGAAAGCTCTTTACTGTGAGTTCTGA